The Kineothrix sp. MB12-C1 genome includes a window with the following:
- a CDS encoding anti-sigma factor family protein, which yields MNCKKVDKMIPMFLNKELSGRELSDFMEHISVCPECKEELNIQFLVMEGMASLEGGDAFDLNKNLNKQLEDARRKVQMRKGFHLFVYGLEVLAIITMITIIVLVMVL from the coding sequence ATGAACTGCAAAAAAGTGGATAAGATGATACCTATGTTTCTGAATAAAGAGCTAAGCGGCAGGGAGTTAAGTGATTTTATGGAACATATCTCCGTATGCCCGGAGTGTAAAGAAGAACTTAATATACAATTTCTCGTGATGGAAGGTATGGCTAGCTTAGAGGGAGGAGATGCCTTCGATTTGAATAAGAATCTGAATAAACAGTTAGAAGATGCGAGAAGAAAGGTTCAGATGCGGAAAGGCTTTCATCTTTTTGTATATGGGCTCGAGGTTCTGGCGATTATAACGATGATAACCATTATCGTATTGGTTATGGTATTATAA
- the nagA gene encoding N-acetylglucosamine-6-phosphate deacetylase has product MIIKNASVFTEEGVFVKQDIYTKGTQFVKTEGEADADEIIDGEGCFAVPGLTDIHFHGCVGYDFCDGTQEAIAKIAEYQASVGVTSIVPSTMTLGEEVLKGVCETAAAYRKAGSGEKEADLCGINMEGPFVAESKKGAQNSTYIRKPDAGMYDRLNEASDHMIKLVAIAPEVEGAMEFIQSKKGEVVLSTAHTAADYDTAMEAFEKGATHVTHLYNAMNPYTHRAPGLIGAAADAGAEVELISDGVHVHPSVVRNTFKMFGEDKVILISDSMMATGLDDGDYSLGGQAVKVVGNRATLADGTIAGSATNLMDCVRTAVKKMNIPLETAIRCAAANPAKSVGIYDNYGSITPGKIANVVLLKKADLALESVILRGKKLS; this is encoded by the coding sequence GCACCCAGTTCGTAAAGACGGAAGGCGAAGCGGATGCGGACGAGATTATTGACGGCGAAGGTTGCTTTGCAGTACCGGGATTAACGGACATCCATTTCCATGGATGTGTGGGATATGACTTCTGTGACGGAACACAGGAAGCGATTGCTAAGATTGCAGAATATCAGGCTTCTGTCGGTGTTACCTCCATTGTACCTTCTACTATGACATTGGGAGAAGAAGTTTTAAAAGGGGTATGTGAAACCGCAGCAGCTTATCGTAAGGCGGGCAGCGGAGAGAAGGAAGCCGATCTATGCGGCATTAATATGGAAGGTCCTTTCGTTGCAGAAAGCAAAAAGGGAGCACAGAATAGTACCTACATCAGAAAGCCCGATGCAGGGATGTATGATCGTTTGAATGAAGCTTCTGACCATATGATTAAATTAGTAGCGATCGCTCCTGAAGTAGAGGGTGCTATGGAATTTATTCAGAGTAAAAAGGGAGAGGTTGTATTATCTACAGCACATACAGCGGCTGATTATGATACGGCAATGGAAGCTTTTGAAAAAGGTGCAACTCATGTAACTCATTTATATAATGCAATGAATCCGTATACACACAGAGCTCCGGGCTTGATCGGAGCGGCGGCAGATGCGGGTGCGGAAGTAGAACTTATCAGTGACGGAGTCCATGTACATCCCTCTGTAGTAAGAAATACCTTTAAAATGTTCGGTGAGGATAAAGTGATCCTTATCAGCGATAGTATGATGGCTACAGGTTTGGATGATGGTGATTATAGTTTAGGAGGACAGGCTGTTAAGGTCGTAGGTAACCGTGCGACATTAGCGGATGGAACGATTGCAGGTTCCGCAACCAACTTGATGGATTGTGTTAGGACTGCGGTAAAGAAGATGAATATCCCGTTGGAGACGGCAATTCGATGCGCAGCTGCTAATCCGGCTAAGAGTGTAGGGATTTACGATAACTATGGTAGTATCACCCCGGGAAAAATAGCCAATGTAGTTCTACTTAAGAAAGCGGATCTCGCTTTAGAATCTGTGATTCTTCGCGGAAAGAAGCTGTCATAA